The Elaeis guineensis isolate ETL-2024a chromosome 13, EG11, whole genome shotgun sequence genome includes a region encoding these proteins:
- the LOC140853105 gene encoding uncharacterized protein, which yields MRVLFDYHELLDIVKNGVADLAENATDAQKNTHRESKKKNKKALHFIHQEVNDEVFEKIKIKIYGEEYKEQPKVEKILQSLTSRFEHIMVAIEEAHDLSSMTIEELSGTLQAHEQRINEKKVKNLIEQALQSQVPIKGDQRGKTSQKPSGSHGRGRGHGGYYYNRGRGGHNNNHGVGGNNQEKSSTSHQQNSRGHGRGCGRGRYDKSNVECYSCDKYAHYLNECRYKDNTQRAHCVQEDDDDYGGDHALLMVTATGEAPNYHTWFLDTRCTNHMCSKKKLFADLDELFRTKVKFADDSTIPVIGKG from the exons ATGAGGGTGCTTTTCGATTACCACGAGTTGCTAGATATCGTGAAAAATGGTGTTGCTGATCTTGCAGAAAATGCAACTGATGCACAGAAGAACACCCACCGCGAGagcaagaaaaagaataagaaggcatTACATTTCATTCATCAAGAGGTAAATGATGAAGTTTTTGAGAAGATT aaaataaaaatatatggagAGGAGTACAAGGAGCAACCCAAAGTGGAGAAGATTTTACAGTCACTCACTTCCAGATTTGAGCATATCATGGTGGCGATAGAAGAAGCACATGATCTTTCTTCAATGACTATTGAGGAATTATCCGGCACTTTGCAAGCCCATGAACAACGCATAAATGAGAAGAAAGTTAAAAACCTTATTGAGCAAGCTCTTCAAAGTCAAGTCCCCATCAAAGGTGATCAACGTGGTAAAACAAGCCAAAAGCCCAGTGGTTCTCATGGTAGAGGACGAGGACATGGTGGCTATTACTACAATAGAGGTCGTGGTGGTCATAATAACAATCATGGAGTTGGAGGCaataatcaagaaaaatcaaGTACTAGCCATCAACAAAACTCAAGAGGTCATGGCCGTGGATGTGGTAGAGGAAGGTATGACAAATCCAATGTTGAGTGTTATTCTTGTGACAAATATGCCCATTATTTAAATGAGTGCAGATATAAGGATAACACTCAGAGGGCTCATTGTGTacaagaagatgatgatgattatGGTGGCGACCATGCTCTCTTGATGGTCACTGCAACTGGTGAAGCACCAAACTACCATACATGGTTCCTTGACACTAGGTGTACCAATCATATGTGTAGCAAAAAGAAGCTATTTGCTGATCTTGATGAGTTATTTCGCACCAAAGTTAAATTTGCCGATGATAGTACCATACCAGTGATTGGAAAAGGATAG